Proteins encoded in a region of the Zea mays cultivar B73 chromosome 4, Zm-B73-REFERENCE-NAM-5.0, whole genome shotgun sequence genome:
- the LOC103655210 gene encoding ABC transporter B family member 14: MNTVILRNEIGWFEQPKNSVGFLTSRIVGDTSMIKTIISDRMSLIVQCISSILIATVLSTVVNWRMGLVAWTLMPFHFFAGLVQVRSAKGFATDFSASHRELISLTSEAVSNIRTVASFVQEDEILKKADLSLQEPMRTSKVESIKYGLVQGTSLCLWHMTHAIALSFTIMLLDKNLSSFKDCVRSYQAFAMTISSITELWSLIPLVLSAITVLDPALDILDRETQIVPDVPEVHSEERLAGDIVFQDVSFSYPSRPEVIILDGFNLDIEPGQQVALVGPSGSGKTTVLALLLRFYDPCEGRVLVNDKDIRDYNLRYLRKHIGLVQQEPMLFNLSIRENISYGNEGASESEIVAAAMEANIHEFISGLSNGYDTVVGDKGSQLSGGQKQRIAIARAILKRPTIMLLDEATSALDGQSEMVVMSSLVAKEWRNNGELSSKITSITIAHRLSTITSAEVIVVMDKGQVVELGSHEALISAKDGVYSRLYSMQSKGVKD, from the coding sequence ATGAACACAGTCATTCTTCGGAATGAAATAGGTTGGTTTGAACAACCAAAGAACAGTGTCGGCTTTCTAACCTCACGTATTGTCGGTGACACCTCCATGATTAAAACCATCATATCTGATCGGATGTCTCTCATTGTCCAGTGTATCTCTTCAATTTTGATAGCCACAGTGTTGAGCACAGTAGTGAACTGGAGGATGGGTCTTGTTGCATGGACTTTGATGCCATTCCATTTCTTTGCTGGCCTTGTACAAGTCAGGTCAGCAAAAGGTTTTGCCACTGACTTCTCTGCATCTCACCGGGAGTTAATTTCCCTCACTTCAGAGGCTGTCAGCAACATTCGTACAGTGGCATCGTTTGTTCAGGAAGACGAAATACTAAAGAAAGCAGACTTATCACTCCAAGAACCAATGCGTACAAGCAAAGTAGAAAGCATCAAGTATGGTTTAGTACAAGGGACTTCCCTCTGCTTGTGGCATATGACACATGCCATCGCATTGAGTTTCACTATCATGCTACTTGATAAGAACCTATCATCATTCAAAGACTGTGTACGATCGTACCAAGCGTTTGCAATGACAATATCTTCCATCACAGAGCTATGGTCCTTGATCCCTCTAGTCTTGTCCGCTATCACAGTATTAGACCCTGCACTTGACATACTTGACAGAGAAACACAGATTGTACCGGATGTTCCAGAAGTGCATTCTGAAGAAAGATTAGCAGGTGACATTGTGTTTCAAGATGTCAGTTTCAGCTACCCCTCAAGGCCAGAAGTGATCATACTAGATGGCTTCAATCTAGATATTGAACCAGGGCAACAGGTGGCATTGGTAGGCCCAAGTGGTTCAGGAAAAACCACAGTGTTGGCTCTTCTGCTAAGATTCTATGATCCTTGCGAAGGACGGGTGCTTGTGAACGATAAGGATATCCGGGACTACAATCTGAGATACCTGAGAAAGCACATAGGACTAGTGCAGCAAGAGCCAATGTTGTTCAACTTGTCTATTAGAGAGAACATTAGCTACGGAAATGAAGGTGCATCAGAATCAGAAATAGTTGCGGCTGCAATGGAGGCAAACATCCATGAGTTCATCAGTGGCCTGTCAAATGGATATGACACTGTGGTTGGGGACAAAGGAAGTCAGCTTTCCGGAGGTCAGAAGCAGCGGATCGCCATTGCAAGAGCTATACTAAAGAGGCCCACCATAATGCTACTGGACGAGGCGACGAGCGCTCTAGATGGCCAATCTGAGATGGTGGTGATGAGCTCCCTGGTAGCAAAAGAGTGGAGAAACAATGGCGAGCTTTCAAGCAAGATCACAAGCATCACGATTGCACATAGATTGTCCACAATCACGAGTGCAGAGGTGATTGTCGTGATGGATAAAGGTCAGGTGGTTGAATTGGGAAGCCATGAAGCATTAATCTCGGCAAAAGATGGTGTTTACTCGAGACTGTACAGTATGCAAAGCAAAGGAGTCAAAGACTAA